A genomic window from Malassezia vespertilionis chromosome 6, complete sequence includes:
- a CDS encoding uncharacterized protein (COG:K; BUSCO:EOG092605QM; EggNog:ENOG503NUVT), whose translation MPPWNDALVTRQATTHTTASDVSDAANTWLSAEVKYEEKRWAEQSEKALQTDPEFLRYQAGVERALARFESVSEWADFISFLLRLLKALQAMPKFNAIPHKLIVAKRLSQCLNPALPSGVHTRALDVYEYIFSVIGVDGLRRDLPVWSPGLLPFFQNAATSVRPALLTVFNKYYIPLHMDLRPLTRALLLALLPCLEDESSESFDRVESLLHQIANSVGQAFFLQTMWIAQISTPSIRLSALHYLARYMPKLRVLSQEEHEQSLDTDLDDTTQETEDIDFAQGVSLTALNPGLLARAFSHTLGDDSLLVRRNALDFLVQHFPLSSVPFAEEIESADRVLLMDAAIGAVLRRDISLNRRLYAWLLGADEAEDKQQAYFAKHALQLVKTALLRGMHAYDTDPVMLQRPYRIFVSFLDKSALGQPLLRAMALDVFYALLHNNDLRENHDLYPTAQTLFEAVDTYILYQQLFSAMRAELEHRPNAVVEQHGSAVQLLDRMLHTFGLHDEETRTVHLPILYLALAEILRQGLAKKSIMQDKAMDILRLFDVIHSNLDPHAFVQSGANNDAALGAAATAVYEEGHALEAASTLQSRRQCTALVRALMDVGLHNAPAMEQDAISVQCFLLVLRILHSLDAARAEAYVDLANNTLEAESLDDTLDVAGWNKSVFEYLANPPTFEAYALLLGIALHMTNSALIPGKFTFANAADFEAIFHPLLTALQPEHCANHVEAAELYWVLKEQVPSDFATDILCAQLSDPNTRAQTMSVVGTLWQRSNKMTRAKQLARPLFLILDALCSKDRQERNAGFTWLRIYLGSFDTLLVMLMDKVMETKAKRNSTTIAMASQEVVVYRYEAPFDQDLLNYYLAIVSALFAEGKQQIFDATRKIPYEAKGENGKGTFIASSGSFLDVLKDVLFFLLHAAHPKEQVLWYPANAATQCIALDLFHYLILYGQQDPTWLSNIQAKLIDVMLVVMHRQDESAQIAALSTLLEAVQTRCASAQSGGVLDDETSALFAEIVRRGVTSAPSCTTFLVWIDFAHNMLSYTREAVNEFILPLCVALCDLLSHSLTALVKTTLAFSTKASSEVQRIPSTEQEIVHMVRLLEHALHQAMSSRHMVDLERALDTEPAQSLGLLGNISSVFASDSPTPSVSSMQTNTPIHPVLRTTALAIQTLEYAWTSGRGPKPRLHFPDAHAQTTLTLRQLYRLRMASVTEAVVANWWKRSWDAQEPVSSIVMSETIALLECLAESPQVIVSSLCDIITMHVSPSGSDRKRGTGGAVLVSDAVLFRFLEMFLQSRDGETVVHIWPVLALLAKNVMTTNAANKNLMYHTLRIVTSAAVTLSLTRAFEERRTKRDIQDTFVRVCEMVVSLYSRALDVTSSLHRGKDSEACSTHGADDISADPSAVPLSTTVVSFFAATAVPALATLAIDLDKTAALCTSLVYYIVTPSLRARARTLEIPDLVLDLLKSITRVPGTLKTWRSLVVDVFYDAKFFSLAPQEGEQWTAIFTALYTVDRERLEDVISRIANAPSANLFVSRENDLIARITGIRRLSYSIYAGEKNAYLAQLPLMQEKVVDILRSNAPDLVQAEIYLCMRVLLCRFSSQHLVGFWPIILTELLRIFGNARTELLGDNSDALLLLFSVSKLVDYLLTLQTEDFQVHQWLLITDTPDAVNPLPGWMADSLLDCIGKLAAKTRRLSAQHYRTSNTSSLCRPMLQMSRAESIEVLEPFFLNASAVFYDNQYCRTQVDWENIDQGLLRDLFEPIVPKL comes from the exons ATGCCGCCGTGGAATGATGCGCTGGTTACGCGCCAGGCGACCACACATACTACTGCAAGTGATGTGAGTGACGCAGCAAATACATGGCTTAGTGCGGAAGTCAAGTATGAGGAGAAGCGATGGGCGGAGCAGTCGGAAAAAG CATTGCAAACCGACCCAGAGTTTCTGCGATACCAAGCTGGTGTTGAGCGTGCACTTGCTCGCTTTGAGAGTGTGAGCGAGTGGGCAGACTTTATCTCGTTcctcttgcgcttgctcaAGGCTCTGCAAGCCATGCCGAAATTCAACGCTATTCCACACAAGCTCATTGTCGCCAAACGTCTCTCGCAGTGCTTGAACCCTGCGTTGCCATCCGGTGTGCATACGCGCGCATTGGATGTATACGAGTACATTTTTAGCGTTATTGGCGTGGACGGGTTGCGGCGTGATTTGCCGGTGTGGTCGCCCGGGCTCCTGCCATTTTTCCAAAATGCGGCCACCTCTGTGCGCCCAGCATTGCTGACCGTATTTAACAAGTATTATATCCCTTTGCATATGGATCTACGCCCTCTCACACGTGCATTGCTGCTTGCCTTGCTGCCATGTTTGGAAGACGAGTCGAGCGAGTCGTTTGACCGCGTCGAATCGCTGCTGCACCAAATCGCAAACTCGGTCGGGCAGGCATTTTTCTTGCAAACCATGTGGATTGCTCAGATCTCCACGCCGTCAATCCGACTAAGTGCATTGCACTACCTAGCCCGATACATGCCTAAACTGCGTGTCTTGTCGCAAGAGGAACACGAGCAAAGCTTGGACACGGACCTTGACGATACAACCCAGGAGACGGAGGACATTGACTTTGCGCAAGGTGTATCGCTCACAGCCCTGAACCCCGGTCTGCTAGCGCGTGCGTTTTCACATACCTTGGGCGATGATTCTCTCttggtgcgccgcaacgcaCTGGATTTCTTGGTACAGCATTTTCCTTTATCTTCCGTCCCATTTGCGGAGGAAATTGAGAGTGCGGACCGTGTGTTACTAATGGATGCTGCGATCGGCGCTGTGCTACGTCGCGATATCAGCCTCAACAGGCGGCTCTACGCGTGGCTGTTGGGGGCGGACGAGGCGGAAGACAAGCAGCAGGCGTATTTTGCAAAGCACGCTTTGCAGCTCGTGAAGACTGCACTGTTGCGCGGAATGCATGCATACGACACTGATCCTGTCATGCTGCAACGACCCTACCGCATTTTTGTCTCCTTTTTGGACAAGAGTGCGCTCGGGCAGCCGCtattgcgcgccatggcccTTGATGTGTTTTATGCGCTGTTGCATAATAATGATTTGCGCGAGAACCATGACCTTTATCCCACCGCACAAACGCTATTCGAAGCCGTGGACACCTACATTCTGTACCAGCAGCTCTTTTCAGCGATGCGggccgagctcgagcacaGACCCAATGCTGTGGTCGAGCAGCATGGATCGGCAGTGCAGTTACTGGATCGTATGCTGCATACGTTTGGGCTACACGACGAAGAAACAAGGACGGTGCATCTTCCCATCCTCTACCTTGCCTTGGCTGAGATCTTGCGTCAAGGCTTAGCGAAAAAGAGTATCATGCAAGACAAGGCAATGGACATACTGCGTCTTTTCGACGTGATCCATTCCAATTTGGATCCACACGCATTTGTACAGTCGGGAGCAAATAACGATGCAGCAttgggcgctgctgctACGGCTGTTTATGAAGAAGGTCATGCATTGGAAGCTGCATCGACACTGCAATCTCGCCGCCAATGTACGGCATTGGTGCGCGCGTTGATGGACGTGGGACTGCACAATGCCCCAGCGATGGAGCAAGACGCCATTTCTGTGCAGTGCTTTTTACTCGTGCTCCGCATTCTCCACAGCttggacgctgcgcgtgcggaaGCCTACGTGGACCTTGCCAATAACACGCTCGAAGCAGAATCGCTCGACGATACGCTGGACGTGGCGGGGTGGAACAAGTCCGTATTCGAGTACCTCGCAAATCCCCCCACTTTTGAAGCATACGCATTACTGCTTGGCATTGCTTTGCACATGACAAACAGCGCATTGATACCTGGCAAGTTTACATTTGCAAACGCTGCAGATTTCGAGGCCATATTTCACCCATTGCTCACGGCGCTTCAACCAGAGCACTGTGCGAATCATGTCGAAGCAGCAGAACTGTATTGGGTGCTTAAAGAACAAGTCCCAAGCGATTTTGCCACGGACATTCTCTGTGCACAACTTTCTGATCCAAACACACGCGCGCAGACAATGTCCGTCGTTGGCACGCTTTGGCAACGCAGCAACAAAATGACGCGGGCGAAGCAACTCGCGCGGCCCTTGTTTTTAATtctcgacgcgctgtgctcAAAGGATCGACAGGAACGCAATGCTGGCTTTACATGGCTACGCATCTATTTAGGCTCCTTCGACACGCTACTTGTCATGCTCATGGACAAGGTGATGGAGACCAAAGCTAAGAGAAACTCTACTACGATTGCCATGGCGAGCCAGGAAGTTGTCGTGTACAGGTATGAAGCACCATTCGACCAGGATTTGCTCAACTACTACCTGGCTATTGTATCTGCCTTGTTTGCAGAAGGGAAGCAGCAAATCTTCGACGCCACTCGAAAGATTCCGTATGAAGCAAAGGGCGAGAATGGAAAAGGAACTTTTATTGCCTCGTCGGGCTCATTCCTCGACGTGCTCAAAGATGTTTTGTTTTTTCttctgcacgctgcacacccCAAGGAACAAGTCTTGTGGTACCCAGCCAATGCAGCGACACAATGCATCGCATTGGATCTCTTTCATTACCTGATCCTCTATGGACAGCAGGACCCTACGTGGCTTTCCAACATACAAGCTAAGCTGATTGATGTCATGCTTGTGGTAATGCATCGGCAGGATgaaagcgcgcaaatcgctGCGCTTTCAACGCTCCTTGAAGCTGTTCAGAcccgctgcgccagcgcccaATCCGGTGGGGTGTTGGACGACGAGACCAGTGCTCTCTTTGCTGAgattgtgcggcgcggcgttACCAGTGCACCGAGCTGCACTACATTCCTTGTATGGATTGACTTTGCCCACAACATGCTGTCATACACGCGCGAAGCAGTGAATGAATTCATTCTTCCCCTCTGTGTGGCATTGTGCGACTTACTTTCCCACTCCCTAACGGCATTGGTGAAAACGACATTGGCCTTTTCCACAAAAGCAAGCTCGGAAGTGCAGCGGATTCCTTCTACAGAACAGGAAATCGTGCATATGGTGCGTCTCctggagcatgcgctgcaccagGCCATGTCGAGTCGGCACATGGTGGATTTGGAGCGTGCTTTGGATACAGAACCCGCCCAGTCCCTTGGTTTGCTTGGCAATATCTCCAGTGTTTTTGCCTCAGATTCTCCCACGCCCAGTGTCAGCAGCATGCAAACAAACACGCCCATTCACCCCGTTTTGCGTACCACCGCACTTGCTATTCAAACGTTGGAGTATGCCTGGACTAGCGGTCGAGGACCCAAGCCCCGCCTGCATTTTCCAGACGCGCATGCACAAACCACGTTGACTCTGCGCCAACTTTATCGACTGCGCATGGCTTCCGTCACCGAGGCCGTGGTTGCCAACTGGTGGAAACGATCGTGGGATGCACAGGAGCCTGTGTCGTCTATTGTCATGAGCGAGACAATAGCACTACTCGAGTGCCTTGCAGAGAGCCCACAAGTGATTGTGTCGTCGCTGTGCGACATCATTACCATGCACGTTTCACCCAGTGGGAGCGACCGAAAACGTGGCACAGGCGGAGCTGTGCTGGTCAGTGACGCAGTCTTGTTCCGCTTTTTGGAGATGTTTTTGCAGTCCAGGGATGGCGAGACAGTCGTGCATATTTGGCCGGTGCTAGCGCTCCTTGCCAAGAATGTGATGACGACCAATGCAGCGAACAAAAATTTAATGTACCACACATTGCGCATCGTAACCTCTGCTGCTGTGACCCTTTCGCTGACACGCGCATTCGAAGAACGACGCACTAAACGCGATATTCAAGACACATTTGTACGGGTGTGTGAAATGGTGGTTTCGCTCTACTCACGGGCGTTGGATGTGACTTCGTCACTGCACAGGGGCAAAGACAGCGAAGCGTGCTCGACCCACGGTGCGGACGATATCTCTGCCGATCCGTCGGCAGTGCCGTTGTCGACTACTGTCGTCTCATTTTTTGCGGCTACGGCTGTCCCGGCGCTCGCTACCTTGGCCATTGACCTAGACAAAACTGCTGCATTGTGCACAAGCCTGGTCTATTACATCGTCACGCCGAGCCTccgtgcacgcgcacgaACGCTGGAAATTCCAGATCTTGTCTTGGATCTGCTTAAAAGCATAACGCGCGTTCCTGGAACGTTGAAGACATGGCGCTCTCTCGTCGTGGACGTTTTTTACGATGCGAAATTTTTCTCGCTCGCTCCACAAGAGGGCGAGCAATGGACTGCTATTTTTACTGCACTGTATACAGTGGACCGCGAACGGCTAGAAGATGTGATTTCGCGTATTGCCAACGCGCCATCTGCGAATCTTTTCGTGAGCCGCGAAAATGACTTGATTGCACGCATTACAGGTATCCGTCGGCTATCTTATTCGATCTACGCTGGGGAAAAGAATGCGTATTTGGCCCAGCTCCCCTTGATGCAAGAGAAAGTCGTGGATATCTTGCGCTCGAATGCACCCGATTTGGTGCAGGCAGAAATATATTTGTGTATGCGCGTGCTTTTGTGCCGCTTTTCTTCGCAGCACTTGGTTGGATTTTGGCCCATTATCCTCACGGAACTGCTGCGTATTTTTGGCAATGCGAGGACGGAACTGCTTGGGGACAATTCGGATGCGTTGTTGTTGCTATTCAGCGTATC
- the EXO84 gene encoding exocyst complex component exo84 (EggNog:ENOG503NXG5; COG:U) codes for MSRSLRSRPVTLYAQDGQAVGAQTPVQPSTLASRIARRHAGDAEGEDKVRNRLSVRYASSQVGAGYGSGLPMLTPMTGVTEEEEHEANGVSSAAPALSYFGSPTVAHADGDTMPMAITTPTQVSATWETFGKGPELDANTFAKEDFDARTFVSTQLQQQSESGLRGVNESLSRIQDETQKQLKTQVFKNYAEFITISKEIATLENDMLEFKDLLSEWKQLPQQLKIEDPLREFGIGSLKGNRSSLVDLEQIYKAQIAALWENIEGSQKFVPYAPNRHLIAETSQFIELNAATYKPKQAVALFLLDSLLLIAVQRRKHYGSQVHLVAERAFGLSEIVVVDLKDTKDLKNALKIKRGKEVYVYRTEQVQEKRTLLNAFRRVGEDLANKMKLERKSRDSVKRIGEGSISDALGLPEDVSAKKTDADMQTLGPWLNTVIDDLAVHIALREWEAAVSLIEDGKKRLANRPVSEGPLYLLVENFNVCANELVGAISAELGSPYQCKSIMVRDANLLLRLDKGREARDLLLSARSELLRRRTRQIKYEGDVSLYISELAMLYFTLIKNTGDWYMTAFKDYKMASGFVQWASDQVRSYGETFRRQVYGVDQDPDVVKEAKEITMNCAQILNDVGLNLAFMLMELLQPSEHHNDFPILSLSVAEAEAQAHRRRLEQQLQASEQ; via the exons ATGTCGCGGTCATTGCGGTCGCGTCCCGTGACGCTCTATGCCCAGGACGGGCAGGCTGTGGGTGCACAAACGCCTGTTCAACCGTCCACACTGGCGTCTCGTATCGCTCGAAGGCACGCGGGCGATGCCGAAGGCGAAGACAAAGTGCGTAATCGTTTGTCGGTGCGCTACGCGTCAAGCCAAGTCGGTGCTGGGTATGGTAGTGGCCTTCCGATGCTTACACCGATGACGGGTGTAACagaagaggaggagcaTGAAGCAAATGGAGTATctagcgctgcgccagcgctaTCCTACTTCGGCAGTCCTACGGTAGCCCATGCCGATGGCGACACTATGCCCATGGCAATAACAACCCCAACACAGGTATCGGCTACGTGGGAGACATTTGGCAAAGGACCAGAACTGGATGCCAACACGTTTGCTAAGGAGGATTTTGATGCGCGCACTT TCGTATCCACGCAGTTGCAGCAGCAGAGCGAATCTGGCCTACGTGGTGTGAACGAGTCTTTGTCCAGGATTCAGGACGAAACGCAAAAGCAGCTCAAGACGCAAGTATTTAAAAACTATGCCGAATTTATTACTATTAGCAAGGAAATTGCAACACTCGAGAACGATATGCTCGAGTTCAAAGACTTGTTGTCCGAGTGGAAgcagctgccgcagcagctcAAGATTGAAGATCCGCTGCGTGAATTTGGTATTGGATCGCTGAAAGGGAACCGCAGCAGCCTCGTTGATTTGGAGCAAATATACAAGGCGCAGATCGCTGCTTTGTGGGAAAACATTGAAGGCTCCCAAAAATTTGTGCCGTACGCGCCGAACCGGCACTTGATTGCGGAAACAAGCCAGTTTATCGAGCTGAATGCTGCGACGTACAAGCCAAAACAGGCAGTGGCTCTTTTTCTGCTCGATAGTCTGCTCTTGATTGCGGTCCAGCGCAGAAAACATTACGGCAGTCAGGTCCATCTCGTTGCGGAGCGTGCTTTTGGGCTCTCTGAAATTGTTGTCGTGGACTTGAAAGATACCAAGGATTTAAAAAATGCTTTGAAaatcaagcgcggcaaggaagTGTATGTGTACCGCACAGAACAAGTGCAGGAAAAGCGCACGCTCCTGAATGCGTTCCGACGTGTGGGCGAAGATTTGGCGAACAAGATGAAGCTCGAGCGGAAGTCTAGAGACTCGGTGAAGCGCATCGGAGAAGGATCTATTTCCGACGCACTCGGCCTTCCGGAAGACGTCTCGGCAAAGAAAACGGACGCGGATATGCAGACACTTGGCCCGTGGCTTAACACAGTGATTGACGACTTGGCCGTGCACATTGCCCTGCGCGAATGGGAAGCAGCTGTAAGCTTGATCGAGGATGGGAAAAAGCGCCTCGCGAACCGCCCCGTTTCCGAGGGGCCGTTGTACCTCCTGGTCGAAAACTTCAACGTTTGTGCGAACGAATTGGTCGGTGCAATTAGTGCCGAGCTGGGGTCACCATACCAGTGCAAGTCTATCATGGTCCGCGACGCCAACCtcttgctgcgcctcgacaaaggtcgcgaagcgcgcgaccTTCTTCTTTCAGCGCGATCTGAgctcttgcgccgccgcacgcggcAGATCAAGTACGAAGGGGACGTGAGTCTCTATATTTCCGAGCTTGCCATGCTCTATTTTACGCTCATCAAAAACACGGGCGACTGGTATATGACTGCATTTAAAGACTACAAGATGGCGTCTGGGTTTGTTCAGTGGGCGTCTGATCAGGTAAGGTCGTACGGAGAGACCTTCCGAAGGCAGGTCTACGGGGTGGACCAGGACCCTGACGTGGTCAAAGAAGCCAAAGAAATCACCATGAATTGCGCTCAAATTCTAAACGATGTGGGACTGAATTTGGCATTTATGCTAATGGAACTGCTCCAGCCATCGGAGCACCACAACGACTTCCCCATTCTTTCCCTTTCTGTGGCCGAGGCAGAAGCGCAGGCCCATAGAAGACGGCTGGAGCAGCAACTGCAGGCGTCGGAGCAGTAG